The following proteins are encoded in a genomic region of Takifugu rubripes chromosome 21, fTakRub1.2, whole genome shotgun sequence:
- the LOC105418017 gene encoding uncharacterized protein isoform X1, translated as MGEQSNPETSIRMNADSDFHIIRKNERAHFFSPKEQELILKLYEEERVILTAKSNTTSASKLREEAWQRIADKINAVSDSGYKRTWQQVKVKHKNIVQTAKRRRAELLRNHGGSATPSQVSAEEEGRLRVEVLSGGACIEPLSGSESSFISVSGHPVLLLPVTKTEPESLSGDDTDISDAHLEGELHGGSFQERAHSFPFATRNLETQSDDIRALYCSYLKKEMENRDQEMAFRALKMKKLEKEILLLDKQLM; from the exons ATGGGAGAGCAATCGAACCCTGAAACATCGATCCGGATGAACGCAGACAGCG ATTTTCACATCATAAGAAAGAATGAGAGGGCACATTTTTTTAGCCCCAAAGAACAAGAACTAATTCTGAAGTTGTACGAAGAAGAGAGAGTCATTTTAACGGCCAAATCAAACACAACGAGCGCGTCCAAACTGAGGGAGGAGGCTTGGCAAAGGATCGCCGACAAAATCAACGC tGTTTCTGACAGTGGTTATAAGAGGACCTGGCAGCAAGTAAAAGTCAAGCATAAAAACATCGTACAAACAG CTAAAAGAAGACGGGCCGAGTTGCTGAGGAACCATGGGGGGTCTGCCACACCATCACAGgtctctgcagaggaggagggccgGCTCAGGGTGGAGGTCCTGTCTGGGGGGGCCTGCATTGAGCCACTGAGTGGATCTGAGAGTTCTTTCATCAGCG TTTCAGGtcaccctgtcctcctcctgcccgtCACCAAAACAGAACCAGAGAGCCTGAGTGGTGATGATACCGACATCAGCGATGCTCATTTAGAGGGG gaGCTGCACGGCGGAAGCTTCCAGGAGAGGGCGCACTCTTTCCCTTTTGCTACTCGAAATTTGGAG ACACAGTCGGATGACATCAGAGCTCTTTACTGCAGCTACCTGAAGAAGGAGATGGAGAACCGCGACCAGGAAATGGCCTTCAGagctctgaaaatgaagaagtTGGAGAAAGAAATCCTACTGCTTGACAAGCAACTGATGTGA
- the LOC105418017 gene encoding uncharacterized protein isoform X2 translates to MGEQSNPETSIRMNADSDFHIIRKNERAHFFSPKEQELILKLYEEERVILTAKSNTTSASKLREEAWQRIADKINAVSDSGYKRTWQQVKVKHKNIVQTAKRRRAELLRNHGGSATPSQVSAEEEGRLRVEVLSGGACIEPLSGSESSFISGHPVLLLPVTKTEPESLSGDDTDISDAHLEGELHGGSFQERAHSFPFATRNLETQSDDIRALYCSYLKKEMENRDQEMAFRALKMKKLEKEILLLDKQLM, encoded by the exons ATGGGAGAGCAATCGAACCCTGAAACATCGATCCGGATGAACGCAGACAGCG ATTTTCACATCATAAGAAAGAATGAGAGGGCACATTTTTTTAGCCCCAAAGAACAAGAACTAATTCTGAAGTTGTACGAAGAAGAGAGAGTCATTTTAACGGCCAAATCAAACACAACGAGCGCGTCCAAACTGAGGGAGGAGGCTTGGCAAAGGATCGCCGACAAAATCAACGC tGTTTCTGACAGTGGTTATAAGAGGACCTGGCAGCAAGTAAAAGTCAAGCATAAAAACATCGTACAAACAG CTAAAAGAAGACGGGCCGAGTTGCTGAGGAACCATGGGGGGTCTGCCACACCATCACAGgtctctgcagaggaggagggccgGCTCAGGGTGGAGGTCCTGTCTGGGGGGGCCTGCATTGAGCCACTGAGTGGATCTGAGAGTTCTTTCATCAGCG GtcaccctgtcctcctcctgcccgtCACCAAAACAGAACCAGAGAGCCTGAGTGGTGATGATACCGACATCAGCGATGCTCATTTAGAGGGG gaGCTGCACGGCGGAAGCTTCCAGGAGAGGGCGCACTCTTTCCCTTTTGCTACTCGAAATTTGGAG ACACAGTCGGATGACATCAGAGCTCTTTACTGCAGCTACCTGAAGAAGGAGATGGAGAACCGCGACCAGGAAATGGCCTTCAGagctctgaaaatgaagaagtTGGAGAAAGAAATCCTACTGCTTGACAAGCAACTGATGTGA
- the hps4 gene encoding BLOC-3 complex member HPS4 isoform X2, whose protein sequence is MAEQVPPDSRRCSYFFLYDGSKVRGEGDLTREGICYFYPEETPLDQQELICGQLAGVSRCVSELSFSPVRVLRLRRHKFAIRVKDDFFWALGCPVEVPSVSICQLLDQLISLFCFYNGSISLSYQSGSTDLHHIFSCLKTIDSTIVDPLLLLKAALILQACQRCPLVLAGCILFRGRVVSTQMFPELTMKVMVHENETYKKAQKDIEASSSGWFGGVSSTTVFLTASELQYLQLTPVHKDLHSQLTPAGDSQPLKSRLSRTLSDVGSTDSDLSDPGSAQVPQKGSFEVAGNAVLCPVVSQGATNLASHLNGKQMVEKDEPQFHRCQSSGSDAHGGEQTCSKDTATIDLTSRGVDTERRSCDKKEDGTTAQPLGSGGSDSQHESPLIPMMLYLHRVKGLVLALLVEPHFLNDSTSMEEVYHSSLASLNGLEAHLRTMSPGVPGAQGPPGLYSFAHYDSIQSTLTTNLSAGGGAGAERPFVRAASLLHSHFCTTETLQEAIIRSASAAVYGTRTVAQETYFQQHGGTLRNSGIPNHQDSAFLLPSKARHRLQKHGVNLL, encoded by the exons ATGGCTGAGCAGGTTCCGCCAGACTCCAGGAG GTGTTCCTACTTCTTCCTGTAtgatgggtcaaaggtcagaggtgaaggtgACCTGACCAGAGAAGGCATCTGCTACTTTTATCCTGAAGAG ACGCCGTTGGACCAACAGGAGCTGATCTGTGGTCAGCTGGCCGGTGTCAGCCGCTGTGTGTCAGAGCTTTCTTTTTCACCGGTCCGTGTGTTGCGGTTGCGACGCCACAAGTTTGCCATCCGTGTTAAAGATGACTTCTTCTGG GCACTGGGCTGCCCGGTGGAGGTCCCCTCTGTCAGCATCTGCCAGCTCCTGGACCAGCTGATAAGCCTCTTCTGTTTCTACAATGGCTCCATAAGCCTGAGCTACCAG TCAGGTTCCACAGACCTTCACCACATCTTCAGCTGCCTGAAGACCATCGACTCCACCATT GTTGACCCACTTCTTCTACTCAAAGCGGCCCTCATTCTTCAGGCGTGTCAGCGCTGCCCTCTAGTGTTGGCGGGATGTATCTTGTTCCGAGGGAG agtgGTTAGTACACAGATGTTCCCAGAGCTCACCATGAAGGTGATGGTTCATGAGAACGAAACGTACAAAAAG GCGCAGAAGGACATTGAAGCCAGTAGCTCTGGGTGGTTTGGTGGCGTTAGCTCCACCACAGTGTTCCTGACTGCCTCTGAACTTCAGTACCTGCAGCTAACGCCTGTCCACAAAGACCTCCA TTCTCAGTTAACTCCAGCTGGAGACTCCCAGCCTTTGAAGTCCCGTCTCTCCAGGACGTTATCGGATGTAGGCTCCACCGACTCTGACCTCTCGGACCCTGGTTCAGCTCAGGTTCCCCAGAAGGGGTCCTTTGAAGTGGCGGGCAACGCTGTCCTCTGCCCAGTTGTATCACAAGGCGCCACTAATCTTGCCAGCCACTTAAATGGTAAACAGATGGTGGAGAAGGACGAGCCACAGTTTCACCGCTGTCAGAGTTCTGGGTCAGACGCGCATGGCGGCGAACAGACGTGCAGCAAAGACACCGCCACAATTGATCTGACCAGCAGAGGAGTGGATACAGAGAGGAGATCATGTGACAAGAAGGAAGATGGAACTACTGCTCAGCCTCTGGGCTCTGGAGGCTCTGACAGCCAACACGAGAGTCCGCTGATCCCCATGATGCTGTACCTGCACCGGGTCAAAGGTCTAGTTTTGGCTCTTCTGGTAGAACCTCACTTCCTGAATGACTCCACCTCCATGGAGGAAGTG TATCACAGCAGCCTCGCGTCCCTCAACGGTCTGGAAGCCCACCTCAGGACCATGAGTCCAGGGGTCCCGGGGGCTCAGGGCCCCCCTGGACTTTACAGCTTTGCCCACTATGACAGCATCCAAAGCACACTCACCA CCAACCTGTCTGCTGGAGGGGGGGCGGGTGCCGAGCGTCCTTTTGTCCGGGCTGCATCACTCCTTCACTCGCATTTCTGTACCACAGAGACCCTGCAGGAGGCCATTATCAG GAGTGCCAGTGCCGCCGTATATGGGACCCGCACCGTTGCCCAGGAGACCTACTTCCAACAGCACGGCGGCACGCTCAGGAACTCGGGTATCCCAAACCACCAGGACAGCGCCTTCTTGCTGCCCAGCAAGGCCCGCCACAGGCTCCAGAAGCACGGCGTGAACCTGCTAtga
- the hps4 gene encoding BLOC-3 complex member HPS4 isoform X1, with the protein MAEQVPPDSRRCSYFFLYDGSKVRGEGDLTREGICYFYPEETPLDQQELICGQLAGVSRCVSELSFSPVRVLRLRRHKFAIRVKDDFFWALGCPVEVPSVSICQLLDQLISLFCFYNGSISLSYQIHSRDILAARWAQYLSRLQSGSTDLHHIFSCLKTIDSTIVDPLLLLKAALILQACQRCPLVLAGCILFRGRVVSTQMFPELTMKVMVHENETYKKAQKDIEASSSGWFGGVSSTTVFLTASELQYLQLTPVHKDLHSQLTPAGDSQPLKSRLSRTLSDVGSTDSDLSDPGSAQVPQKGSFEVAGNAVLCPVVSQGATNLASHLNGKQMVEKDEPQFHRCQSSGSDAHGGEQTCSKDTATIDLTSRGVDTERRSCDKKEDGTTAQPLGSGGSDSQHESPLIPMMLYLHRVKGLVLALLVEPHFLNDSTSMEEVYHSSLASLNGLEAHLRTMSPGVPGAQGPPGLYSFAHYDSIQSTLTTNLSAGGGAGAERPFVRAASLLHSHFCTTETLQEAIIRSASAAVYGTRTVAQETYFQQHGGTLRNSGIPNHQDSAFLLPSKARHRLQKHGVNLL; encoded by the exons ATGGCTGAGCAGGTTCCGCCAGACTCCAGGAG GTGTTCCTACTTCTTCCTGTAtgatgggtcaaaggtcagaggtgaaggtgACCTGACCAGAGAAGGCATCTGCTACTTTTATCCTGAAGAG ACGCCGTTGGACCAACAGGAGCTGATCTGTGGTCAGCTGGCCGGTGTCAGCCGCTGTGTGTCAGAGCTTTCTTTTTCACCGGTCCGTGTGTTGCGGTTGCGACGCCACAAGTTTGCCATCCGTGTTAAAGATGACTTCTTCTGG GCACTGGGCTGCCCGGTGGAGGTCCCCTCTGTCAGCATCTGCCAGCTCCTGGACCAGCTGATAAGCCTCTTCTGTTTCTACAATGGCTCCATAAGCCTGAGCTACCAG attcaCAGTCGGGACATTTTAGCAGCTCGCTGGGCTCAGTATCTGTCTCGCCTCCAGTCAGGTTCCACAGACCTTCACCACATCTTCAGCTGCCTGAAGACCATCGACTCCACCATT GTTGACCCACTTCTTCTACTCAAAGCGGCCCTCATTCTTCAGGCGTGTCAGCGCTGCCCTCTAGTGTTGGCGGGATGTATCTTGTTCCGAGGGAG agtgGTTAGTACACAGATGTTCCCAGAGCTCACCATGAAGGTGATGGTTCATGAGAACGAAACGTACAAAAAG GCGCAGAAGGACATTGAAGCCAGTAGCTCTGGGTGGTTTGGTGGCGTTAGCTCCACCACAGTGTTCCTGACTGCCTCTGAACTTCAGTACCTGCAGCTAACGCCTGTCCACAAAGACCTCCA TTCTCAGTTAACTCCAGCTGGAGACTCCCAGCCTTTGAAGTCCCGTCTCTCCAGGACGTTATCGGATGTAGGCTCCACCGACTCTGACCTCTCGGACCCTGGTTCAGCTCAGGTTCCCCAGAAGGGGTCCTTTGAAGTGGCGGGCAACGCTGTCCTCTGCCCAGTTGTATCACAAGGCGCCACTAATCTTGCCAGCCACTTAAATGGTAAACAGATGGTGGAGAAGGACGAGCCACAGTTTCACCGCTGTCAGAGTTCTGGGTCAGACGCGCATGGCGGCGAACAGACGTGCAGCAAAGACACCGCCACAATTGATCTGACCAGCAGAGGAGTGGATACAGAGAGGAGATCATGTGACAAGAAGGAAGATGGAACTACTGCTCAGCCTCTGGGCTCTGGAGGCTCTGACAGCCAACACGAGAGTCCGCTGATCCCCATGATGCTGTACCTGCACCGGGTCAAAGGTCTAGTTTTGGCTCTTCTGGTAGAACCTCACTTCCTGAATGACTCCACCTCCATGGAGGAAGTG TATCACAGCAGCCTCGCGTCCCTCAACGGTCTGGAAGCCCACCTCAGGACCATGAGTCCAGGGGTCCCGGGGGCTCAGGGCCCCCCTGGACTTTACAGCTTTGCCCACTATGACAGCATCCAAAGCACACTCACCA CCAACCTGTCTGCTGGAGGGGGGGCGGGTGCCGAGCGTCCTTTTGTCCGGGCTGCATCACTCCTTCACTCGCATTTCTGTACCACAGAGACCCTGCAGGAGGCCATTATCAG GAGTGCCAGTGCCGCCGTATATGGGACCCGCACCGTTGCCCAGGAGACCTACTTCCAACAGCACGGCGGCACGCTCAGGAACTCGGGTATCCCAAACCACCAGGACAGCGCCTTCTTGCTGCCCAGCAAGGCCCGCCACAGGCTCCAGAAGCACGGCGTGAACCTGCTAtga
- the hps4 gene encoding BLOC-3 complex member HPS4 isoform X3 yields the protein MAEQVPPDSRRCSYFFLYDGSKVRGEGDLTREGICYFYPEETPLDQQELICGQLAGVSRCVSELSFSPVRVLRLRRHKFAIRVKDDFFWALGCPVEVPSVSICQLLDQLISLFCFYNGSISLSYQIHSRDILAARWAQYLSRLQSGSTDLHHIFSCLKTIDSTIVDPLLLLKAALILQACQRCPLVLAGCILFRGRVVSTQMFPELTMKVMVHENETYKKAQKDIEASSSGWFGGVSSTTVFLTASELQYLQLTPVHKDLHSQLTPAGDSQPLKSRLSRTLSDVGSTDSDLSDPGSAQVPQKGSFEVAGNAVLCPVVSQGATNLASHLNGKQMVEKDEPQFHRCQSSGSDAHGGEQTCSKDTATIDLTSRGVDTERRSCDKKEDGTTAQPLGSGGSDSQHESPLIPMMLYLHRVKGLVLALLVEPHFLNDSTSMEEVYHSSLASLNGLEAHLRTMSPGVPGAQGPPGLYSFAHYDSIQSTLTSEA from the exons ATGGCTGAGCAGGTTCCGCCAGACTCCAGGAG GTGTTCCTACTTCTTCCTGTAtgatgggtcaaaggtcagaggtgaaggtgACCTGACCAGAGAAGGCATCTGCTACTTTTATCCTGAAGAG ACGCCGTTGGACCAACAGGAGCTGATCTGTGGTCAGCTGGCCGGTGTCAGCCGCTGTGTGTCAGAGCTTTCTTTTTCACCGGTCCGTGTGTTGCGGTTGCGACGCCACAAGTTTGCCATCCGTGTTAAAGATGACTTCTTCTGG GCACTGGGCTGCCCGGTGGAGGTCCCCTCTGTCAGCATCTGCCAGCTCCTGGACCAGCTGATAAGCCTCTTCTGTTTCTACAATGGCTCCATAAGCCTGAGCTACCAG attcaCAGTCGGGACATTTTAGCAGCTCGCTGGGCTCAGTATCTGTCTCGCCTCCAGTCAGGTTCCACAGACCTTCACCACATCTTCAGCTGCCTGAAGACCATCGACTCCACCATT GTTGACCCACTTCTTCTACTCAAAGCGGCCCTCATTCTTCAGGCGTGTCAGCGCTGCCCTCTAGTGTTGGCGGGATGTATCTTGTTCCGAGGGAG agtgGTTAGTACACAGATGTTCCCAGAGCTCACCATGAAGGTGATGGTTCATGAGAACGAAACGTACAAAAAG GCGCAGAAGGACATTGAAGCCAGTAGCTCTGGGTGGTTTGGTGGCGTTAGCTCCACCACAGTGTTCCTGACTGCCTCTGAACTTCAGTACCTGCAGCTAACGCCTGTCCACAAAGACCTCCA TTCTCAGTTAACTCCAGCTGGAGACTCCCAGCCTTTGAAGTCCCGTCTCTCCAGGACGTTATCGGATGTAGGCTCCACCGACTCTGACCTCTCGGACCCTGGTTCAGCTCAGGTTCCCCAGAAGGGGTCCTTTGAAGTGGCGGGCAACGCTGTCCTCTGCCCAGTTGTATCACAAGGCGCCACTAATCTTGCCAGCCACTTAAATGGTAAACAGATGGTGGAGAAGGACGAGCCACAGTTTCACCGCTGTCAGAGTTCTGGGTCAGACGCGCATGGCGGCGAACAGACGTGCAGCAAAGACACCGCCACAATTGATCTGACCAGCAGAGGAGTGGATACAGAGAGGAGATCATGTGACAAGAAGGAAGATGGAACTACTGCTCAGCCTCTGGGCTCTGGAGGCTCTGACAGCCAACACGAGAGTCCGCTGATCCCCATGATGCTGTACCTGCACCGGGTCAAAGGTCTAGTTTTGGCTCTTCTGGTAGAACCTCACTTCCTGAATGACTCCACCTCCATGGAGGAAGTG TATCACAGCAGCCTCGCGTCCCTCAACGGTCTGGAAGCCCACCTCAGGACCATGAGTCCAGGGGTCCCGGGGGCTCAGGGCCCCCCTGGACTTTACAGCTTTGCCCACTATGACAGCATCCAAAGCACACTCACCAGTGAGGCCTGA
- the LOC105418022 gene encoding uncharacterized protein, producing the protein MDSSRSFPLPLLLFFLLTWEPGVVARAVDSREFPFKSLAPARWRRSAADGERGRCADLEKPWQENLAVEEDVAGTVLQLRVRPYSPKSPLQALLFPGKPLFSFVRRFYRCCQERRSCGSVRGIPGRLRGGSHVEFLLTREVLSLALTRAELHLQLSNPQKLDLHPVLSAAAKRGLPTRYSLWSHGDTLELRLDLLFLMQRLQVALEPKGGHLSEGVWRLTQSFRMDSEDSAWSGGALDLGLALDCHQDRTKVSCEGRGVQLTQPPFMVAYY; encoded by the exons ATGGACTCATCCCGGAGTTTcccgcttcctctcctcctcttcttcctcctcacgtGGGAACCTGGAGTTGTCGCTCGCGCGGTGGATTCACGGGAGTTTCCGTTCAAAAGTTTGGCGCCGGCGCGGTGGAGGCGCAGCGCCGCGGACGGCGAGCGCGGTCGGTGCGCGGACCTGGAAAAGCCCTGGCAGGAGAATCTGGCCGTGGAGGAGGATGTAGCCGGCACCGTGCTGCAGCTCCGCGTCCGGCCCTACTCACCCAAGTCGCCGCTCCAGGCCCTTCTGTTCCCGGGGAAACCGCTGTTCAGCTTCGTGCGCCGCTTCTACCGCTGCTGTCAGGAGCGGCGGAGCTGCGGCAGCGTCAGAGGGATACCAGGCCGCCTGAGAGGAG gttctCATGTGGAGTTTCTCCTCACCAGGGAAGTTTTGTCGCTGGCGCTGACCCGAGCAGAGCTTCACCTCCAGCTGTCCAACCCGCAGAAGCTGGACCTCCATCCGGTCCTGTCTGCAGCGGCAAAGCGAGGCCTCCCCACCAG GTACAGTTTGTGGTCTCATGGCGACACGCTGGAGCTGCGGCTGGATTTGCTCTTCCTCATGCAGCGGCTGCAGGTGGCGCTAGAACCCAAAGGAGGTCACCTCTCAGAGGGTGTTTGGAGACTGACGCAGTCTTTCAGGATGGACAGCGAGGACTCTGCTTGGAGCGGCGGTGCTCTGGACCTGGGCCTAGCCCTGGACTGTCATCAGGACAGGACAAAGGTCAGCTGCGAGGGCCGCGGCGTTCAGCTGACCCAGCCGCCATTCATGGTGGCCTATTACTGA
- the mlec gene encoding malectin, producing MQWVGAQLVVGLLAAVLSLLTEQCWAESGDPRLAERVIWAVNAGGEAHVDVHGIHFRKDPLEGKVGKASDYGVRLPILRSSPEDQILYQTERYNEDTFGYDIPIRDEGDYILVMKYAEVYFAQSQQKVFDVRLNGHMVVKDLDIFDRVGHSTAHDEIVPFSVRRGKLSVQGEVSTFNGKLTVEFVKGYYDNPKVCALYVMKGTLEDVPKLQPHPGLEKHEEEEEEEEDSEGGEDGGKKRAQAVAKSRVQSGPRTPNPYATDNSSLMFPILVAFGVFIPTLFCLCRL from the exons ATGCAGTGGGTCGGGGCGCAGCTTGTCGTCGGGCTGCTCGCAGCGGTACTGTCGCTGCTGACGGAGCAGTGCTGGGCGGAAAGCGGGGACCCGAGGCTGGCTGAACGGGTGATCTGGGCTGTCAATGCTGGAGGTGAAGCACACGTAGATGTGCACGGCATTCACTTCAGGAAAGACCCGTTGGAAGGGAAGGTCGGTAAAG CATCTGATTACGGTGTGCGTCTGCCAATCCTGCGTTCCAGTCCGGAGGACCAGATCCTGTACCAGACAGAGCGCTACAACGAGGACACTTTTGGTTACGATATTCCCATCCGCGATGAGGGCGATTATATACTGGTTATGAAGTATGCAGAGGTTTACTTCGCACAGTCACAGCAGAAG GTGTTTGACGTTCGTCTGAatggtcacatggtggtgaaggATCTGGACATCTTTGATCGAGTGGGTCACAGCACAGCTCACGACGAGATCGTGCCTTTCTCTGTTCGGAGGGGGAAGCTGAGCGTGCAGGGGGAGGTGTCCACGTTTAACGGGAAACTCACCGTGGAGTTCGTGAAG GGTTACTATGACAACCCAAAAGTCTGCGCTCTCTACGTGATGAAGGGGACTTTAGAAG ATGTGCcaaagctgcagcctcacccgGGTCTGGAGAAGcacgaggaagaagaggaagaggaggaggacagcgaaGGAGGCGAGGACGGTGGGAAGAAACGGGCCCAGGCAGTTGCAAAATCCCGGGTCCAGTCGGGCCCCAGAACACCGAACCCATATGCGACCGACAACAGCAGCCTGATGTTCCCCATCCTGGTGGCGTTCGGAGTCTTCATCCCGACGCTCTTCTGCCTCTGTCGGCTGTGA
- the cabp1a gene encoding calcium-binding protein 1a isoform X2 produces MGLVETRVYVPLNMQADGLTEENSWSFLLPLFGVKDCLDWPLSADRELRPEEMDELRDAFKEFDKDKDGFISCKDLGNCMRTMGYMPTEMELIELSQRINMNLGGHVDFEDFVELMGPKLLAETADMIGIKELKDAFREFDTNGDGAISTSELRDAMRKLLGQQVGLKEAEDILRDVDLNGDGLVDFEEFVRMMSR; encoded by the exons ATGGGTCTTGTTGAAACCAGAGTTTACGTTCCGCTCAACATGCAAGCTGACGGTTTAACGGAGGAGAACTCCTGGTCGTTCTTGTTGCCTCTCTTTGGAGTGAAAGACTGCCTGGACTGGCCTCTCTCAGCG GACAGAGAGCTGCGGCCAGAAGAAATGGACG AGTTGCGAGACGCCTTCAAGGAGtttgacaaagacaaagacggATTCATCAGCTGCAAAGATCTGGGGAACTGTATGAGAACTATGGGATACATGCCGACGGAGATGGAGCTGATCGAGCTGAGCCAGCGGATCAACATGAACC TCGGAGGACACGTGGACTTTGAGGATTTTGTGGAGTTGATGGGGCCAAAACTACTGGCGGAGACCGCAGATATGATTGGAATCAAGGAGTTAAAGGATGCGTTCAGAGAG TTCGACACCAACGGAGACGGCGCAATAAGCACGTCTGAGCTCCGAGATGCCATGCGGAAGTTGTTGGGGCAGCAG GTTGGACTGAAGGAGGCTGAAGACATCTTGCGGGACGTGGACCTGAATGGGGACGGCTTGGTTGACTTTGAAG AGTTTGTACGAATGATGTCTCGCTAG
- the cabp1a gene encoding calcium-binding protein 1a isoform X1, translated as MSSSFPKSDSTTTLLKPTAVRRLPHTPERPAENRRVQHQHQHHHRPKAEESSWSAECDLSSRRPLCHPSHVDSPDTGNSPGARGKSKPQEQQNHQGPDPPGSGEPSRCVKERCRSSKPPHRHHHHHHHRRKHREENLAANDTEPRRCPRNPSSVPRVASLDDTNDERVPLCQPRDSKGASPAENGGGGASSPAASSCTLVPLSHRSSRRSRRSSTASSASDINLRTILNSLFGQDRELRPEEMDELRDAFKEFDKDKDGFISCKDLGNCMRTMGYMPTEMELIELSQRINMNLGGHVDFEDFVELMGPKLLAETADMIGIKELKDAFREFDTNGDGAISTSELRDAMRKLLGQQVGLKEAEDILRDVDLNGDGLVDFEEFVRMMSR; from the exons ATGAGCTCCTCATTCCCAAAATCTGACTCTACGACCACCTTGCTGAAACCCACTGCGGTACGGAGACTGCCACACACCCCCGAGCGCCCGGCGGAGAACCGGAGggttcagcatcagcatcagcaccaccaccgtccCAAAGCCGAGGAGTCCTCCTGGTCGGCCGAGTGCGACCTCAGCTCCCGCAGACCGCTGTGCCACCCGTCCCATGTCGACAGCCCTGATACAGGTAACAGCCCGGGCGCTCGAGGTAAGAGTAAACCCCAGgaacagcagaaccaccaagGTCCTGACCCACCGGGGTCCGGCGAGCCGTCCCGGTGTGTGAAGGAGCGCTGCAGGTCGTCCAAGCCCCCACATcggcaccaccaccaccaccatcaccgcAGAAAACACCGGGAGGAGAACCTCGCTGCCAACGACACGGAGCCCCGTCGCTGCCCCAGGAACCCCAGCTCCGTCCCCAGGGTGGCCTCGCTGGACGACACCAATGACGAGCGAGTCCCCCTCTGCCAGCCGCGGGACAGCAAAGGGGCCAGTCCGGCCGAGAACGGCGGCGGTGGAGCCAGCAGCCCGGCCGCGTCCTCCTGCACCCTGGTCCCGCTCTCCCACCGTTCCTCCCGGCGGTCCCGGAGGTCGAGCACCGCGTCCTCCGCGTCTGACATCAATTTACGCACCATCCTGAACTCTTTGTTCGGCCAG GACAGAGAGCTGCGGCCAGAAGAAATGGACG AGTTGCGAGACGCCTTCAAGGAGtttgacaaagacaaagacggATTCATCAGCTGCAAAGATCTGGGGAACTGTATGAGAACTATGGGATACATGCCGACGGAGATGGAGCTGATCGAGCTGAGCCAGCGGATCAACATGAACC TCGGAGGACACGTGGACTTTGAGGATTTTGTGGAGTTGATGGGGCCAAAACTACTGGCGGAGACCGCAGATATGATTGGAATCAAGGAGTTAAAGGATGCGTTCAGAGAG TTCGACACCAACGGAGACGGCGCAATAAGCACGTCTGAGCTCCGAGATGCCATGCGGAAGTTGTTGGGGCAGCAG GTTGGACTGAAGGAGGCTGAAGACATCTTGCGGGACGTGGACCTGAATGGGGACGGCTTGGTTGACTTTGAAG AGTTTGTACGAATGATGTCTCGCTAG